The following coding sequences are from one Streptobacillus canis window:
- a CDS encoding 3'-5' exonuclease yields the protein MEEKELQSLRRKAKKLKQQLERHEDFMELFAYIRKNIFILNPIILDVETTGVRKDDEILQLSVIDLAGNVIFNKYTKPKNVTEWEEAYKIHNISVEDVENKKHISYYRRDIEKILKKHKLIIGYEVNSDVAFLRRSDIELKSNIVLDIAYLFSVLFENEKIIDRKIRPSLAEAAKFYNFDFNAHNALSDCLATLHCFKSILVEKKEKLEFKYDEEVMKFLEQEEKIEEIDKKEDKLTKLAKKYVKIFESMGNKIILDLETTGIRENDEIIQLSIIDTKGKVLFDEYIKPTNVTEWNEAYKIHKISNEMLEDKPNIEVYREKIQELLDATDYMVGYGIDFDYKLLQRQGFNVEHIRKLDISDYFKYLYRKIFNDPKLKRPKLMECSSYYGFKESDFHNSLTDCNATLLSYKGIYKDMLEELSDEDEGKNN from the coding sequence ATGGAAGAAAAAGAATTACAAAGTCTTAGAAGAAAAGCAAAAAAATTAAAACAACAGTTAGAAAGACATGAAGATTTTATGGAGTTATTTGCATATATTAGAAAAAATATCTTTATACTTAATCCCATAATTTTAGATGTTGAAACTACTGGTGTTAGAAAAGATGATGAAATATTACAACTTAGTGTTATAGATCTTGCTGGTAATGTAATTTTTAATAAATATACTAAGCCTAAAAATGTTACAGAATGGGAAGAGGCATATAAGATACATAATATTTCAGTAGAAGATGTTGAGAATAAAAAACACATCTCATATTATAGAAGAGATATAGAAAAGATATTAAAAAAACATAAATTGATAATAGGGTATGAAGTTAATTCTGATGTAGCTTTTTTAAGAAGATCAGATATAGAACTTAAATCTAATATAGTATTAGACATAGCTTATCTTTTTTCAGTACTTTTTGAAAATGAAAAAATAATAGATAGAAAAATTAGACCTAGTCTTGCAGAAGCAGCTAAATTCTATAACTTTGATTTCAATGCTCATAATGCATTAAGTGATTGTTTAGCAACACTACATTGTTTTAAATCAATACTAGTAGAAAAAAAAGAAAAATTAGAATTTAAATATGATGAAGAGGTAATGAAATTTTTAGAACAAGAAGAAAAAATAGAAGAAATAGATAAAAAAGAAGATAAATTAACTAAACTTGCTAAAAAATATGTAAAGATATTTGAGAGCATGGGAAATAAGATAATACTTGATTTAGAAACAACAGGTATTAGAGAAAATGATGAAATTATACAACTTAGTATAATAGATACTAAAGGTAAAGTACTTTTTGATGAGTATATTAAACCAACTAATGTAACTGAATGGAATGAAGCATATAAGATACATAAAATAAGTAATGAAATGCTAGAAGATAAACCAAATATTGAAGTATATAGAGAAAAAATTCAAGAATTGCTTGATGCTACAGACTATATGGTTGGATATGGTATAGATTTTGACTATAAACTACTTCAAAGACAGGGATTCAATGTAGAACATATTAGAAAATTAGATATTTCTGACTATTTTAAATATCTATATAGAAAGATATTTAATGATCCTAAATTAAAAAGACCAAAACTAATGGAATGTTCAAGCTATTATGGATTTAAAGAAAGTGATTTTCATAATAGTTTAACTGATTGTAATGCAACACTTTTATCATATAAAGGTATATATAAAGACATGCTAGAAGAATTGAGTGATGAAGATGAAGGTAAAAATAATTAA
- a CDS encoding DMT family transporter, with protein sequence MRTFINNLKSELILFLVAMVWGTGFIATKIAVDSGMETYNIMFVRFLISTILLYLMLKVRKIKIDRKSYTAGLILGTVLVLAYLTQTYGLYYTTPAKNSLLTGLSVIFVPYMSHLIFKTKVDKFTFIASVLAFIGMYMLSGNFLESVDGFNKGDFYTVICAVLFALHIVITGYYVNKINTVVLAYVQFLIATIQSFILAIYYGQLKAVSTHGLLSSLYMGVFCTFVAYTLQIIGQKRVSSSTAAVILSLEVVFATILSIFLGYDDFHPIILFGSVLIFLGIIISETKLDFLFKNKKRK encoded by the coding sequence TTGAGAACCTTTATAAATAATTTAAAATCAGAATTAATCCTATTTTTAGTTGCCATGGTTTGGGGGACTGGATTTATTGCAACAAAAATAGCAGTAGATAGTGGCATGGAAACATATAATATTATGTTTGTTAGATTTTTAATTTCTACTATTTTACTTTACCTAATGCTTAAGGTGAGGAAGATAAAAATAGATAGAAAATCATATACGGCTGGACTAATACTAGGAACAGTACTAGTACTAGCGTATTTAACGCAAACATATGGACTATACTATACAACCCCTGCTAAAAATTCATTGTTAACAGGACTTAGTGTAATTTTTGTTCCATACATGTCACACTTAATATTTAAAACTAAAGTAGATAAATTTACATTCATAGCTTCAGTATTAGCTTTTATTGGAATGTATATGTTATCAGGAAATTTTCTTGAATCTGTAGATGGATTTAATAAAGGAGATTTCTATACTGTAATTTGTGCTGTGTTATTTGCACTTCATATCGTAATTACAGGATATTATGTAAATAAGATAAATACAGTGGTACTTGCTTATGTGCAATTTTTAATAGCAACTATACAATCATTTATACTTGCAATATACTATGGACAATTAAAAGCAGTATCTACTCATGGACTACTTTCTTCTTTATACATGGGAGTTTTTTGTACTTTCGTTGCATATACTTTGCAAATTATAGGGCAAAAAAGAGTGAGTTCATCAACAGCTGCAGTAATACTTTCTTTAGAGGTAGTATTTGCAACTATACTTTCAATATTTTTAGGATATGATGACTTCCATCCTATTATTTTATTTGGGTCAGTTCTAATATTCCTGGGAATAATAATATCAGAAACAAAATTAGATTTTTTATTTAAAAATAAAAAGAGAAAATAG
- a CDS encoding TMEM164 family acyltransferase, which produces MNIFVKGNYIMYMLAKDHIFSLILSLAISSIFIIIPMFLKKKNKKNYFSILAIFFTLFQILEMLVKIYVEGDVVQKSLPLQLTNISIIFGIIYLFSRKNWSYNILFYLSVFNILSIIYPIRFEYHTILKPFFYIFNNLLAIDILILGKMNFKNKITKKGLYTSIFIYVFSFLIMWKLVNPKLVTNYMYTHEYMLDFMRFIKPFNLYLLLLVLGKALLMTIVYLIHNILAKRKRVGKS; this is translated from the coding sequence ATGAATATATTTGTAAAAGGAAACTATATCATGTATATGTTAGCAAAAGATCATATTTTTTCTTTAATATTATCTTTAGCTATTTCTTCTATATTCATAATAATACCTATGTTTTTAAAAAAGAAGAATAAGAAAAACTATTTTTCAATTTTAGCTATATTTTTTACATTATTTCAAATTTTAGAAATGTTAGTAAAAATATATGTTGAAGGTGACGTGGTACAAAAAAGTTTACCTTTACAATTAACGAACATTTCAATTATATTTGGTATAATATATCTATTTTCTAGGAAGAATTGGTCATATAATATATTGTTTTATCTAAGTGTATTTAATATATTATCTATAATTTATCCTATTAGATTTGAATATCATACTATACTAAAGCCATTTTTCTATATCTTTAATAATCTATTAGCAATAGATATATTAATTTTAGGAAAAATGAATTTTAAAAATAAAATTACTAAGAAAGGGCTATATACATCTATATTTATATATGTCTTTTCATTCTTAATAATGTGGAAATTGGTTAATCCAAAACTTGTAACCAATTATATGTATACTCATGAATATATGTTAGATTTTATGAGGTTTATTAAACCTTTTAATCTCTATTTATTACTCTTGGTATTAGGAAAGGCCCTATTAATGACTATTGTGTATTTAATACATAATATATTAGCAAAAAGGAAGAGAGTTGGAAAAAGTTGA
- the leuS gene encoding leucine--tRNA ligase: MVKEYIAKDIEQKWQEKWEQDKVFKTQNKVEGKQNYYTLEMFAYPSGKLHAGHLRNYTIGDAIARYKKMKGFNVLHPFGWDSFGLPAENAAIDNGASPAVWTAQNIENMKRQLKLMGLSYDWDRELATYQKEYYKFNQQFFIEMYKKGLVYKKKSYVNWCPDCHTVLANEQVEDGKCWRHGKTTVIQKELSQWYFKITDYAEELLTGHEELRGYWPDQVLAMQKNWIGKSSGAEVMFTLEYKGEEIEIPIFTTRVDTLYGVTYISIAPELPLVSEVVLKERPELKAAVDEMINEDKISREAQDKEKNGIFTGLYVKHPLTNEMIPMYIANYVLMDYGTGAVMAVPAHDERDFAFAKKYDLPAKAVIKAKNPEDDFDGNKTFLGKGELINSEEFDGVHNIEAKDKIVEKLEKLGKGKATTNYRLHDWLISRQRYWGTPIPVIYDEEGNVYLDENLPVVLPTDIDFSGKGNPLETSPTFKEVILPNGKKGYRETDTMDTFVDSSWYYLRYLDPTNEKIAFLKEDADAYTPVDQYIGGIEHAVMHLLYARFFHKVFRDLGYLSTNEPFKRLLTQGMVLDYSFYSNNERRYLFREEVEMKDGKPVSKKTGEELVTKLEKMSKSKNNGVDPEQIIKEFGADAARVFTLFAAPPEKELEWNANGVVGAYRFVNRIFLMAQECLDILKAEYSSIELDKRNKEDENLQRKTHQTIKRVTDSMEDNFHFNTAIAGTMELVNELTTYKQNILDTNNKSSESDKVFKEAMISLILMISPIAPHLAEEVWELCGMPGYISNAEWPEYNEVLTHVSEITMMIQVNGKIRGEFETNINATNEEVIAKALANENVIRNIEGKEVVKTIVVPKKLVNIVVK, translated from the coding sequence ATGGTAAAGGAATATATTGCCAAAGATATAGAGCAAAAATGGCAAGAAAAATGGGAGCAAGATAAAGTATTTAAAACTCAAAATAAGGTAGAAGGAAAACAAAATTACTATACTTTAGAAATGTTTGCTTATCCTTCAGGTAAATTACACGCTGGACATTTAAGAAACTATACTATAGGAGATGCTATAGCTAGATATAAAAAGATGAAAGGATTTAATGTATTACATCCTTTTGGTTGGGATTCATTTGGATTACCAGCAGAAAATGCAGCTATAGATAATGGTGCTAGCCCTGCAGTATGGACTGCACAAAATATTGAAAATATGAAAAGACAATTAAAATTAATGGGACTTTCATATGATTGGGATAGAGAACTAGCAACATATCAAAAAGAATACTATAAATTCAATCAACAATTCTTTATTGAAATGTATAAAAAAGGATTAGTATATAAGAAAAAATCTTATGTTAACTGGTGTCCTGATTGTCATACAGTACTTGCTAACGAACAAGTTGAAGATGGGAAATGTTGGAGACATGGTAAAACTACAGTAATACAAAAAGAATTATCACAATGGTATTTCAAAATAACAGATTATGCTGAAGAACTATTAACTGGTCATGAGGAATTAAGAGGATATTGGCCTGACCAAGTACTTGCAATGCAAAAAAACTGGATAGGGAAATCAAGTGGAGCTGAAGTAATGTTTACTTTAGAATATAAAGGTGAAGAAATAGAAATACCTATATTTACAACAAGAGTAGATACACTTTATGGTGTTACATATATTTCGATTGCACCAGAATTACCTTTAGTTTCAGAAGTAGTTTTAAAAGAAAGACCTGAATTAAAAGCTGCTGTAGATGAAATGATAAATGAAGATAAAATATCAAGAGAAGCTCAAGATAAAGAGAAAAATGGAATATTTACAGGACTTTATGTTAAACATCCATTAACTAATGAAATGATACCTATGTATATTGCAAACTATGTATTAATGGATTACGGTACAGGTGCTGTAATGGCTGTACCAGCTCATGATGAAAGAGACTTTGCTTTTGCTAAAAAATATGATTTACCTGCAAAAGCAGTAATTAAGGCAAAAAATCCAGAAGATGATTTTGATGGAAATAAAACTTTCTTAGGAAAAGGAGAGTTAATTAATTCAGAAGAATTTGATGGAGTTCATAATATTGAAGCTAAAGATAAAATAGTAGAAAAACTAGAAAAATTAGGAAAAGGAAAAGCTACAACTAACTATAGATTACATGATTGGTTAATAAGTAGACAAAGATATTGGGGAACTCCTATTCCAGTAATTTATGATGAGGAAGGAAATGTATATTTAGACGAAAACTTACCAGTAGTATTACCAACAGATATAGATTTCTCTGGAAAAGGAAATCCTTTAGAAACTTCTCCTACATTTAAAGAAGTAATATTACCTAATGGTAAAAAAGGATATAGAGAAACTGATACTATGGATACTTTCGTAGATTCATCATGGTATTATTTAAGATATCTTGATCCTACTAATGAAAAAATTGCCTTCTTAAAAGAAGATGCAGATGCATATACACCAGTAGATCAATATATAGGTGGGATAGAGCATGCTGTAATGCATTTACTTTATGCAAGATTCTTCCATAAAGTATTTAGAGATTTAGGATACTTATCAACTAATGAACCATTTAAGAGATTATTAACTCAAGGTATGGTACTAGATTATTCATTCTATTCAAATAATGAAAGAAGATATTTATTTAGAGAAGAAGTTGAAATGAAAGATGGGAAACCAGTAAGTAAAAAAACTGGAGAAGAGTTAGTAACTAAGCTTGAAAAAATGTCTAAATCTAAAAATAATGGAGTAGATCCTGAACAAATAATTAAAGAGTTTGGAGCGGATGCTGCAAGAGTCTTCACTCTATTTGCTGCACCACCTGAAAAAGAATTAGAATGGAATGCAAATGGTGTAGTTGGGGCATATAGATTTGTAAATAGAATATTCTTAATGGCTCAAGAATGCTTAGATATATTAAAAGCAGAGTATTCAAGTATAGAATTAGATAAAAGAAATAAAGAAGATGAAAATCTTCAAAGAAAAACTCACCAAACTATCAAGAGAGTAACAGATAGTATGGAAGACAATTTCCACTTTAATACTGCTATAGCAGGAACTATGGAACTTGTAAATGAATTAACAACATACAAACAAAATATATTAGACACTAATAATAAATCAAGTGAATCTGATAAAGTATTCAAAGAAGCTATGATTTCATTAATATTAATGATATCACCTATAGCACCACACTTAGCTGAAGAAGTTTGGGAATTATGTGGAATGCCAGGATATATATCAAATGCAGAATGGCCAGAATACAATGAAGTATTAACTCATGTTTCAGAGATTACTATGATGATACAAGTAAACGGAAAAATCAGAGGAGAATTTGAAACTAATATTAATGCAACTAATGAAGAAGTAATAGCAAAAGCATTAGCAAATGAAAATGTTATTAGAAATATTGAAGGTAAAGAAGTAGTTAAAACTATAGTAGTACCTAAAAAATTAGTAAATATAGTTGTTAAATAA
- the rlmB gene encoding 23S rRNA (guanosine(2251)-2'-O)-methyltransferase RlmB, whose amino-acid sequence MEKIKGINPVIEVLKSETTIEKLEVYKGINKAHIKQVLELASKRNLKIFYTDKRDDNSQGVVAYISEYDYYVDFVEFLEKELMKEESTIVILDQIQDPRNFGAIIRSCECFGVSGIIMQDRNNVKVTETVVKSSTGAIEHVDIVQVTNIADTIEKLQKYGYFVYGAEANGEKFYFEENYPKKKALVLGSEGKGMRKRVRETCDSILKIHLKGEINSLNVSVAAGILLSEMSK is encoded by the coding sequence ATGGAAAAAATTAAAGGAATAAATCCTGTAATAGAAGTTTTAAAAAGTGAGACTACTATTGAAAAATTAGAAGTATACAAAGGAATAAATAAAGCTCATATTAAACAAGTTTTAGAACTTGCAAGTAAGAGAAATTTAAAAATATTCTATACTGATAAAAGAGATGACAACTCTCAAGGAGTTGTAGCATATATTTCAGAATATGATTATTATGTTGATTTTGTTGAATTTTTAGAAAAAGAATTAATGAAAGAAGAATCAACTATAGTAATACTTGACCAAATACAAGATCCAAGAAACTTTGGAGCTATAATTAGATCTTGTGAGTGTTTTGGTGTTAGTGGAATAATAATGCAAGATAGAAATAATGTTAAAGTTACAGAAACTGTAGTAAAATCATCTACAGGTGCAATAGAACATGTAGATATAGTTCAAGTAACTAATATTGCTGATACTATAGAAAAACTACAAAAATATGGATATTTTGTATATGGTGCTGAAGCTAATGGTGAAAAATTCTATTTTGAAGAAAACTATCCTAAGAAAAAAGCTTTAGTATTAGGTAGTGAAGGTAAAGGAATGAGAAAAAGAGTTAGAGAGACTTGTGATAGCATACTAAAAATACATTTAAAAGGGGAAATAAATTCATTAAATGTATCAGTAGCTGCAGGTATCTTATTATCTGAAATGAGCAAATAG